A region of the Amycolatopsis sp. cg13 genome:
GCGTGCCCGCTTCCACGAGGCGGCGCAGCACCGCCTTTTCGGAGACGATCTCCGCGTAGTAGCCCGCGTTGGCCGCGGTGGGCACGGTCGCGATGAGCGTGTGCAGGTACGGCGCCCCGCCGACACGGCCGAGTTCGCCGCGCCGTTCCAGCTCGGCCGCCACGGTGATCGGGTCGGCCGGTTCGCCGCGGCCGTAAAGGTCGAGGATGCAGTCGTACACGGCCTGGTGCGCGGGCCGGTAGAAATCGCCGGGGCCGAGCGCTTCGATGACGTCGGCGACCGCGTCCTTCGACAGCAGCATGCCGCCGAGCACGGACTGCTCCGCCGCGATGTCCTGCGGCGGCTGGCGGTCGAACCCGCCGGGGCCGGGGTCGCTCGGACCCGGATCGGACTCCGCGTACGCCGGACCGCGGTCATCGGTCACCGCCACTGCCCGGACACCTCCCCTCGCCCCGCCGTCGTCCCGGCCGGCCCCGTCGTCTCGCGTGCGCCTGTCCTGTGCCGAACCGCGTTCGCCCGCCGCCTCGCGCAAAGGCCAGCCCAGGCGAACACCTGTTCGAGTATGCCGGAGTCGGCCCGGCTTTCCCACCCGCCCGTCCGGTTCACTTCGATGATGGACCGGACGGTTCCCCGCGCCGGTGACCGCCACGCGGAGCCACCGGGAGTACTGGGCGCGAACGCACGCTAGGTCCCCCGGAAGGACGAGCGCAAACCCGGGTGTTGACCGTGTTGTGGATAACCTGTGGATGACTGGGGGCAACGAATCACAGGTTTCCGTGAGCCTGTGGACAAAGTGGGGACAGTGCAGATCGGCTTCACTGAACCCGCAGGTCAAGGCCTGTGCAGAGACTGTGGAGAACTCCGCGAAAACTCGTCCGGCGTGTCGTGTCGAACTGGTTCTTCGGCGTGTCGCACCCGGGTTGGTCCACCGCCCTGTGGATGGTTGCTACGCACGGTAGATCACCGACCCGATGGGCTGAACGAAGGAGAATTCCCCACGTGGCCTACCCGATGGCTGCGCACAGTGAGCGATCAGGCAAAAGCGCAGGTTAACCGCGTGCAAACGCGAAACCGGGTGAGGTTCACCGGCCGGACACCTCGCGGTGCCGTGCCGGGAACCCCACCCGGAGTAACGCTTGAGGCGGTCAGCCCAAGGCGCTCTGGGCTTGCCGCAGCCGTTCGACGATCGCCTGCTGAGTGCCAGGGGTGAACACGATGAGCGATTCCTTCCCTGGCCGCTCCTCCATCAGCCACCGGCCTTCGCTGGTGTCGATGAAGTTGACCGGTTTGGGCACCCGCCGCCGACGTCCGCCCTGCGGCCGGGACGCGACGTACAACGCGCCGCTTCCGGTGCGCGGCAGCTTCAGGATCCGCTGGATCTCCTTGAGCGGTTCCACCTGCGTGGTCCGCTGCCCGGTTTGCATGATCGAGCCCCGGGACACCTCTTCGGACCCGAAGGATCGCCCGCTCTCGTACTCGGCTTTGGTGGTGATCAGCGGCTGCCCGGCCGCCGGCTTGCCAGCCGGGATGAGGTCGAGAAACGTCTGCAGCAGCAGATCCGGACGCTGGCGGAGCACGGTGAGCGTCTGCTCGCCCTGGACACGGATCAAGCCGAAGCCACCGCCGTTGCCGCTGCCGACCAGTGCGCCGAAGTTCGCGGGACTGTCCTCAAACGCTCCGTCGAACCAGCCGTAGTACTCGAGCTGCGGGTGGGAGATGGACTCGACCAGCGCGAGCAGATCGCGATCCATCCCCCGGGGTCCCATGAGCCCCGCCGCGGTCAGCGCGGCGTTGACCTGCTGGTCGAGCTTCCGCTCGGCCGTCGGGTCGTAGAACGCCGCCGTCTCGGCGATGACCTGGTGCGGTTCCCCGCCCCGCCGCTTGATCAGATTGCACAAGGTGAAGACGGTGAACTTCGTCGGTGCGTCAAGAGAGACCACTGTGCTGGGCCTCATTCACCGATGACCGGAGGAACGGTCATCTGGTCCGAACCGAAGAGTTCGTTGGCGTCTTCTTCCACCAGGTACTTCGTCTGGTGCTCCTCGTCTTCCTGGCCCTTGCCGCCCTTGGCTCCGGCGCCCATGCCGCCCATTCCGGCCGCGCCTGCCTTGCCGGCCGCGCCGCCGCGCATTCCGCCCATGCCGCCTGCACCGGCACCAGCGCCAGCCCCGGCACCGCCTGCCGCGGCTCCAGAGCCGGAGCCGCCGGGGCCGAACCCCGCGCCGCCGAACGCGCCGGGACCGAAGGCCGCACCCGCGCCCGTACCGGCGCCTCCGCCCCCGCCACCGCCGGGGCCGAACTGGCCGGCTCCGCCGCCGGGCCCAAAGGTGCTCGGGTTGAACCTCGACGTGTCAGTCGGAGGCGTCCAGCCGGAGGTCGACGTGTTGTCGTTCGGGCCGGTGTAGTGGCCAGGCCCGTTCGGGTCGTTGAACTGGCCAGGACCGGTCGGCACCTTGGTGTGCGGCCCGTTCGGCCCGTTCGGCCCGTTCGGGTCGAACTTGGGCGTGTCCACCTTCGGCGGCGAGAAGCTGCCGCCACCGCCACCGGGCCCGCCGCTGAATCCGCCCGGCCCCCCGCTGGGACCGCCGCCGAACTGGCCGGGGCCGTCAGGGCCGTTGGAAAGGTTGTTGCCCTGCCAGGCGCTGTACTGCGGCAGTTTGCTCGCGTTCTGGCCGCTGGCGTTGAAGTAGTTCGTGTAAGCCTGGACGTTGGCTTTGGAGTTGTCGTTGTACTTGTTGATCTCGTCGTCTTTGTCGCTCATCGGGTTGAGCCCGTCGAGGAACCCCGCGGACGGCGGATCCTTGGGCAGGCTCTGCACCTTGCCCTTGACCGTGTGGAAGCACTGAGCCTGAGTGTCCAGGAAGGTGTGGCTCTTGCCGAGATTGGCGACGGAATCCTCGAGCCAGGTCTTGAGCGGGTGCGCGCCTGCTTGGGCAGCCGTGGCACCGCCGCCCTGCCAGGCAGCGTCCATCTTCTTGTTCAGGTTGTCGATCTCGGTGGCCCGGTCGCTGTGGATCTTCTCGAGATTCTTGGCC
Encoded here:
- a CDS encoding ESX secretion-associated protein EspG; the protein is MVSLDAPTKFTVFTLCNLIKRRGGEPHQVIAETAAFYDPTAERKLDQQVNAALTAAGLMGPRGMDRDLLALVESISHPQLEYYGWFDGAFEDSPANFGALVGSGNGGGFGLIRVQGEQTLTVLRQRPDLLLQTFLDLIPAGKPAAGQPLITTKAEYESGRSFGSEEVSRGSIMQTGQRTTQVEPLKEIQRILKLPRTGSGALYVASRPQGGRRRRVPKPVNFIDTSEGRWLMEERPGKESLIVFTPGTQQAIVERLRQAQSALG